AATTATAACAATAGAAAAAGCTGTTAACTATTATGATTGTCCATGCTATGGAAAGATTACTCACAGTATACATCAAAATCATTGGCGGATGATTCATGATTTATCTTGGAGTGAAAAACCAGTGCTACTAAAAATAAATCGTCGTCAATTCAAGTGTAATAAATGTCAAAAAGTATTTAGTGAAAAATTAAATTTTGTAGATAAGAGTAAAGGATATACTAAAAGATTAGCGATGGACATAGTTCAACAAGTATTAAATAGCAATATTCATAGCGTCGCCGAAAGAAATGATTTAAGTGATGAAGAAGTCGAATCGATGCTAAAAGGACAAGTATCGCAAATATTAAACATAAATTTAATTCATCTAAAAAGGTTAGTATAGATGAAATTGCTTTATTTAAAGGACAAGGAAACTATTTAGTAGTATTAGTAGATTTAGATACTCATAAACCAATTGAACTAGTGAACTCACGACGAATAGAAGAAATCAGGGAAGTCCTTGTAAAATGGGAAGTTGATGTGCTTGAACAAATCGCAGAAGTGAGCATTGATCTCTGGTTACCTTATAAAAGTTTAGTGGAAGAGTTAATGCCTAATGCTAATGTAACTGCTGACAGATTTCATGTGATGAAACAAGTAAATAATGAATTAGATACTATGCGTAAAACCGAAAAGAAAACAGCAATGTCCTTAGAAAATAAATTAGAAAGAGATCGAATATTAGAGGGATTAAATAAAAGCAAATATAGCTTCATTGAAAATGAAGATTCTTTCAACGAAAAGCCAAAAGAAAAATTAAAATCTGCCCAAGATGTTTCACCAATATTGGCAAAAATGCATCAACTAAAAGAAGAGTTTAGAGAGATATTTGAATCAACTAAGTCTTGGGGAGACAGCGTAATTAAATTATTAGATTGGATGCATGATGCACTTTCATATTTCCCCAAAAGTATAGGTACAATAGTTAGATGGTTTGGTGAAATAGTCGGCTATTTTGACGGGAGAACTACAAGTGGTTTTGTAGAAGGAGTTAATAATAAACTCAAGTTAATTAAAAGACTAGGATATGGCTTTCGTAACTTTAGCAATTTTCGATTACGCAGTTTATTAAATTGGCATTTTACTATTAATTCTCCATAAAAATAACCGAAGAACCATTAATATTATCCGCAATAGAACTCTTGCAAAAGTGTTTTGTGGTATAATAGAAAATTTGGTAATTTGCGATTAGGACTTTGAGGAGCAGTGAAAATAGAGAAAGCTAAACACCTGACTGCGAGAAAATTTAAGCGCATGGCTGGAGTAAGCCGTCAAACTTTTGAGTTATAGCTATAGCCATCAAGATTAGGACGTAAACTATAAGAGTTCCTACATAGCATCTAGCCCATTTAAATGGCTAAACCCTATAGTGATGATTTCCGGCAAAAGGTAATGCAAGCGATAGAGTTGGACAGTCTCAAGAAGTGTGAGGCAAGCCTTCTGTTCAATATTAGTCGCAACACAATTAACTTGTGGTGTCAGCGCAAAGCCGAAACGGGAGATGTCAAACCCATTCTCTCAAATAATCGTTTTTTGTTTTTCCCTCCTTTTTGTCATATATTCTGTAGTTTATTGGTACTGAGTTACCATTAATATCGCTGTAATATAAAGTCGCGACTTGCTCCAGCACCAGTTTGATCGCCTGAGTGAGATTGAGCAGGAAATGCTGTTTGAGTTAGCGATTAATCGGGAACCTGTCTCGCTTTCCAAGTTGAACCAGGATTTGGTAACTCAGGCTGCTAGGCGCAGACTACCTGATGCAATGCAGTCGTTATTGCGGCGATCGCTGATTGAAAAGGAGGGTGAGCGGTTTTTTCTCCAGCCCGTTGTGATGGAGTATGCCACCGACCAACTCGTGCAGTGCATCTTTTGGGAAATTGCCAGCCAATCACCAAAGCGTCTCAAAAGCCATGCCCTGATCAAAGCCCAGGCAAAAGACTACGTGCGAGAGATGCAAAAACGATTGATTGTAGAGCCGACCGCTGAACAATTGCAGCTTCAGTTTGGCAAGTCACAAAGCCTTGAACAGCAATTAAAAAACCTGTTGGAACAGCAAAAGCAAGCACCTCAGCCCAATTATCTTGCTGGTAATCTCCTCAATCTGCTGGTGCATTTGCAAAGCAATTTACGAGGCTGTGATTTGTCGGAGCTAGCTGTATGGCAAGCCGACTTGCGGCAGGTCAACTTGGCGGGTATCAATTTTCGCAATGCTGATCTAACCACATCTGTGTTTGCAGAGACCTTAAGTAGCGTCATGTCAGTCAGTTTCAATCCAGATGGTAGTCTGCTGGCGATCGGCGATTTGGACGGTAAGATTTACCTGTGGCGCGTGGTCAATGGTCAACCGGTTTTGACAGTGCAGGGACATGCGGGCTGGATCTGGGCGGTCACCTTCAGTCCCGATGGAAAAACGCTCGCCAGTTGCAGCCATGACTGGCTGATTCGGTTGTGGGATGTGCAGATCCCCGGTCTTGAGCATTCCAATTCTGCAAACCTAGATATGGCAAGTGATTCTAGCCATCGCCCTGGAACTTGTCTCAACACACTGCGGGGTCATTCTCATCGAGTTTGGACGATCGCCTTTGCTCCGCAACGCGATGCGAACAGCCCCGATGGTCAGACTCTAGCGACGAGTAGCATGGACGGCTCAGTTCGATGGTGGGATGTGCGAGACGGAAGGTGTCTGACAAAGTTAAACGACCATACCAATGGAGTTCGCTGCGTTGCCTTCAGCCCTAATGGTTGTTTCCTAGCCAGTGGCAGTGACGACCAAACGATTCGGCTGTGGGATGTCCGAGACGACACCTGCCAAAACGTACTGCAAGGGCACACCAGTCGGGTCTGTTCGGTTCAGTTTAGTCCGATCGACGTTAGCCTGCCATCCGGTTCAGATGCACTTTTGGTCAGCGGTAGTCAGGATGAAACCATTAAGTTGTGGAATCCGACAACAGGTGAGTGTCTCAAAACGCTGAGAGCCGATCGCTTGTATGAAGGCATGAATATTCAGGGTGCGACCGGGTTGACAGTAGCTCAAAAGTCTACCCTAAAAGCATTAGGGGCAATTGAGCATTAAGGTGATCTCAGCAACTGCTCTTGTGTTCGATCTCATCTAATAACTCATGAAACGTATTGAGTGGAAGTTGCGAATATCCGTAAATCTAGCTGGATGCCTAAGTCAGGAGGGTGACTTCCTGACTTAGGCATCCAGCTAGGTCGATGATTACTTGCAGTAAACATCTGTTTTGATAGCAATCCTTGTTAGAAAAATGATAAGCTTTGCCACTGATTGCAGAAATCATCCACATCCCAGAAGATTTGCGTGATATCAAGGCGAGATACAATGGTAGACATAGCCGAGACCCTTATTTTTCTTAGATATTTTTAGTCTCGGCATTTTTTTGTGATTTTTTGGCTAATTCTCAATTAATCTTAGCGTAGGCGAAGCCCGCCGCAGGCATCGCTCTTTAGTACCCAGTTTCTCGCACTTCATATCTAGCAAGCTTTTTGCCTTTTTCTAACCGTCGAACTCACGTTAAATTAAACAGGGTAAAAAAACATCTAATTTACACCTACTCAATTAATTCAAAAACTTCTCC
This Nostoc sp. C052 DNA region includes the following protein-coding sequences:
- a CDS encoding WD40 repeat domain-containing protein encodes the protein MLQHQFDRLSEIEQEMLFELAINREPVSLSKLNQDLVTQAARRRLPDAMQSLLRRSLIEKEGERFFLQPVVMEYATDQLVQCIFWEIASQSPKRLKSHALIKAQAKDYVREMQKRLIVEPTAEQLQLQFGKSQSLEQQLKNLLEQQKQAPQPNYLAGNLLNLLVHLQSNLRGCDLSELAVWQADLRQVNLAGINFRNADLTTSVFAETLSSVMSVSFNPDGSLLAIGDLDGKIYLWRVVNGQPVLTVQGHAGWIWAVTFSPDGKTLASCSHDWLIRLWDVQIPGLEHSNSANLDMASDSSHRPGTCLNTLRGHSHRVWTIAFAPQRDANSPDGQTLATSSMDGSVRWWDVRDGRCLTKLNDHTNGVRCVAFSPNGCFLASGSDDQTIRLWDVRDDTCQNVLQGHTSRVCSVQFSPIDVSLPSGSDALLVSGSQDETIKLWNPTTGECLKTLRADRLYEGMNIQGATGLTVAQKSTLKALGAIEH